CTCTGCAGTAACTTCATTCCAGTCAGAGAGATTTCAGAGCTCAGCTACGGGGTTCTGCCCTGTaactgtgtgtggggatggggcagaagtggggcagtGATGCACTCATGAAAGGAGTAGGGCTAAGGGGGGGGCCgtgctgcagccactaaagcccCTGTGTGCTGCGTTCCGGTCGCGccggctctgcctggctgggatgggggcgAGGCGGCTCCACGCGCTGCCGTTCCCCGCCCTGAGCCGCGTTGCCACGACGAGCACCACACCGGGAACCTCTGTCCCTGGTGCTGGTCTTGTCTGTAGGCtccgctccctgcagctctcattggccgggaatcgtTAATCCCGCCCTGGCCCTACTCCCCAGCCCGTTCCAATCCTTCTCTTGACTCCTGACTCCGGCTCCAACCCTTGGCTCCCCTAGGCTCGACCTCCAgcaccctgaccactaggccccACCGCCTCTGCTCCAACCCTGGGCCCAACCATCCATGCTTTGGTGTCCGACACCAGCGATATGTAGGAGTCGTTCACCTCACTGCTTTCCATGCGTATGGCCCTGCCTTTGTCAGCACtggttttcatctgccattgttctGCCCAGTCACGTGGCTTCATTAGATCCCTTTCAGCTGCTTCAAAGTCTTCtctatgcctgactaacctacataattttggtgtcaagtatcagggggtagccgtgttagtctgtatctacaaaagcaacaaggagtctggtggcatcttaaagactaacagatttatttgggcataagctttcgtgagtaaaaacctcacttgaagaagtgaggtttttactcacgaaagcttatgcccaaataaatctgttagtctttaaggtgccaccagacttcttgttgtttttctacataattttgtgtcatctgccaatatCCACCGCATTGTTCAGTCCCGGTtccaaatataagaacataagaaaggccagactgggtcagaccaaaggtccatctagcccagtatcctgtcttctgacagtggccaatgccaggtgccccagagcgaatgaacagacaggtaatcatgtagtgatcaatcccctgtcacccattcccagcttctgacaaacagaggctcagGACACCAAAAAGTTGATAAGCGTCTGTTGTACGTACCATAGCAGGACAAAGAGGACTTCTGTGTCGGTCACAGTTCCCTAGTCGAATGCAGAACCTGACACAAGATTTCCAAGCTTCTGCAGCCATTTGTAATGTCTCCTGAGGATGCACCCTGTGGTCCTGTCAGATGTCAAAGGCACTTCCTGAAAAGCTGAAACAAAGAGGAAACGGGTTGAAAGCCCCATGGTGCTGATGTGACTGGTGCCTAGGAAATCTCCCCTTCAGATGGCCGTTGCCACATGCTATTAACTACCCAAGAGTCTGGGGGCACAGAAACAACAACTCTGCTACTCCCAAAATAGCCCTGGACAGAGAGGAGACCCCATTCTGTGcgtaacttccccctcccccaggatacaCACGTCCACACACATGTCCACACACTAAAACACAGGCAGGTGGGGGCAATTGTTCCTGGGACGTAACAAAAAAGTGTCAACAGCAGAGGTGTTAAAtcatcaaacatttatgcacagatcCGCAAAGGAATTTAGACTGAAATCCTTTGTGGCCCTGTGCCTTCATTCCTTAAGAGGTCACAGGGAAAGATGTTTCCCATGTGCACTCAGGGGATTTCCTATGAGCTGATAACCAGCCTCTGAGTGGTTCCCTGGCCTGCAATCACTCCATTACAGAGAGGGCAGGTGATGAATTTTTCCCTACAGAGGGtaattgtcatcatcatcatcatgcttaataataacaacagcccTTTTCAATTCTGTCCGGCCTTCCTTTAGAGACTTTCTGACCTTTCTGAAGAcagtctccccacacagctctaaggCTACCTCTATGCTAGGAGCTAGGGATGGTTATCCCCTGCTCCCGTAAACATCTTGTGGGACCTCGATGAAAGCTCGTgtgaccatccttcttctttaaACGCTGTCCTTAGCCAGAGAGGGACACATTCAAACCTGTGTTCAGGCCTTGTGCTGCACCCCTGTACTTCCCACAgaggcacaaacacacagagctatTTCCTTACCTTCATACAGGCGGGAGATGCCATCTTCAGTCACGGTTTCAGACAACAAGTCGCAGTAATGGCGGATAGTATTTCCTAGACATACAATGGATCTCATTACTTTTCAAATCCTTCGCTGAAAACTGCTAAAGGTGCAGCCATTCCCCCAAGAAGAGCCCTTGGGAAATTCAATACATTCCTTCCATCTGCTCACAAAGCACATAAAAGCATCTGATGCACAGAAGTTACTGAGAGGCTGATTTCCAAAGGAGATTGAATTCACATCATGCGGGTTTCCACTAGGCGCAGCCAAAGAGTTGTTGTGGGCAGGGGAAGTTGGTGCAATCAATACAGCTAAATTGCTCCCTTAATCTTGGAATACATgttaattctgtctctctctctcacacacacacacacaccagaagtctAGAAAAGGGCTTTGAAGGAAGCAGTTCAAAAAAGATCAAGTGAATTTCTCTGCTTACCAATGAACAGGGCTGCAGAATGCCTTATTGTTGTCTGTGAGCTTTCCAGGTACTCTAAGGCCTGGAACAGGAATTTGGGGATGTGGCTCTTGTTGTTCTGCATCtaggagggaagaaggaagaaatgcgcaatatacaaatgacatgttcttcccacagcgaaggggccaggaaagccaaagcacacaGCCAGGGCAAAGCAACAGCCAGTATGAGCCCATACACCATAGCAGCACCTCTCTGGAGTTACTAGTGTGTTctccagaacctcagctttcattttaaaagacacaagtttggaggtctgacagttgtggagaaaaatttcaaaaatgtgaagggattgtaactcatgcagaaatgaaccagcagagagcctggaatagagTCCTGCCGCCCGACCGAAGCGGATGGGTACTCAGGGTGTGGGGTTAGAAAGGTCTCCCTCAAGTCACCATTCACCACTCTCAAGGCACAAGGAATCCACCTACCAAGCACTTCCAGACACACttcaggagctgtgaggagccaTCCCAGGCCATGCTGCGGAACAGCCTCTTCAAATGAGCCCACCTGAGAAACACTGCGCAGCGGAAGAGCGTCAGTTTACATCTCTGCAAGAGAAGGTGAGACCAAGAGGGTTCTCACTGAGAGAGGGATTGTCTGGGGGACATCGAACCTTCCCCTGTCCCTTTTCTCTCGCTTTTCCTGCTAGTGGAGATTCCTGTTATTTGTTCTACACAGGActgtgctcaggagagggaactgagacttggctggagacagccagagccgtcctgtctttggatggtttggggcagttgcccagggccctctgctttggggggccccgcacttcagggggacgcaggacctgggctgtgctggggccagcagcagtagTCCTGGCCCGACTAAGTTATACCCCACCTCGCCAGCACCCAACGTCGCtcgggagaggagagggcaggggcttgggaggaggggagaaataggggtgggatgggggaggagcaggggtgggaaaaggtggagtgggggcttgggggaaggggtggagtgggggtgggaggtggaccgggggaggagggggttgtcccaggcccaGTGCCCCCCTATGGGTGGCCCTGGAAAGAGTCATAAGAGATCTCCACAACTCAGTCCTTCTATGCAAAGAAACTGTATGAGAGCGTGAGtcagctttgggatcccaaagagtCGGACCAAAGAGGCACACGGATCAGGCTTCCCTCCACATCCCAGTTGGCCCAACGAAATAAGGCAACGTCCGGTGAATGTTGGGAAGCGAGGACCTGCTGGAGAAGGTCtctcaggagctgcagggaagaaggcagggcagctgcacccaCTTTCCAGAAGGCTGTGGGCAGATACCAGCTCCCTGAACCGAAGGGCACTTACAGATATAtgctcccttttcttttgctgcctcttgttgggaacctttggatgcagcagcccaaaggcctgaggcctgtctttgcagtagagggtcaggactctttcccagaagaaggcttttcttccaaattgtgctatgtgctgtggggatggatgaggccctagactccagcatggagtgaagcagggaggagaagactCTGCTTGGGGGCAAGAGGCTCTGGCCATTAATGGAGTGGGGGCCCCAGGGGATTCTGGCTCTTTGCTTATAAGGAAATAAGGACGGTGGCACTTACCAGTGTCACACGCTCCTCCTGGTCttcgagatgcagcagcagcgggagcaagCAGTTGATCATTTCCTGCTGCACCATGCCTTTGTCCGGGTCCTTCACCCTGCTCACCACCTTGCCAAGCAGTAAAATGGCAGCGGAGCgcacactgcccctctcctggcaatgacacacagggagtggggaagcccgGTTAAACCCAGGCAGTATCAGAGCATAACGCGACAGAGTCATAATCCGCCCGCTGCTCCGGTTCCCCCTGTGTTAACTGACTTGGCTGGCGGGAGCAGTGAGGCCACCAGGCTAGCGCCATAGACAACTTGTGCAGAACAGGGCCTGAGACActgtgcagggcagtgcagcccctTGGTGTCCCAGACGCAATTTCTGTCTGGAGAGCACTGAACCCTAGACCCCTAGAAgattaggggagggggtgggaaggctcctggagactggtctggggaaggggagaagcagctgctggagccttgcagggatgtgctgctacaaaacacagcagttcttttgctcttcagttcccctgagagccgggccattcccgacccacctctttcctgctgggaatctccacctctttgggggctggtgttctccagacagctggtcatctgcccagtgccagcccctctcccccaggccaggctgcagcaggggctgggagcagggcgctgAGGCTGAGATTTGCCGAGAAGAGCTCTgacagggaggaggcggagcaggagATTCCCCACCCATGGCGGGGGCACTCCTAGGAGGCTccatggcagggctgaggggcgggaggcaagggatggggagagagacacaagggcatcagaggcaggtggagggggggggaaatgggcttcTCCTGCGGTTCCAAGCCTTACGTCATCAATGAAGGGGCGAAGGCTGACTGCAATGTCCTGGGAGAtggagccaagcccctccccgtcGAGGAGGTAGATGATGTCTCCAGCTTTATGCATGGCCTCCATGACACACACTCCATCCCTGTCACCGAACGTGTCCATGATCGCTGGCAGCTGGGCCTGTAACAATTGCACCTGCAGGAATGAAGAAGGCAGCTCATTACTATCCTGGGTGACAGCCTGGAGCACATGCTGGACCATCCCACTCCCACCTATGAGAAACCacggctggcacagccccccaacggggcagaaagtcattctcctctcactctgtgccagctgctcactgtaacctttgtctttgctcaccccgcctcccccattgcaTCACATCTGCAATCAGAGGTCAGCTCAcaggagcagggaccatgtcatGCCTTGATTCGCTCAGTAACGCACCTCCAACATTTGAATGCCGTGCGTTAAACAACAAGGCTTGTGTGGGGATCTCGCTCTCATTTCTGAGCTATTCGATAGACATCGGCTTCCTCGGTCCCCAGGCAATCCACGCCTCTCACCTTTGCTGGCTGGAGCACAACACTGCCAAGGCCTCGCAGACTGAGCCTACGTATGATGGGATTTTTGTCCTGGGTCCATTCCATGAGCTGTGCCTGGAGCTCTGATTTTGTCACTATCGtctcaatggaaggactctggaGCAACTGGAAAGAGCCAAATCAACATCCGGTTGAGGAGCAGAGGTCTTCCTGTGGGGTCTGTTCCCTGGACAGTCATCTTTACCAAATGGCCACTTACTCCCGTACAAAGTCTCTGGTGTGTAGGGAGCCAGTTGCTGCTCTTTCAGTTGGTTCATTCCCAGAAGTTAGACTAATGTATAAGTCACAAATAAACCCGCAGGGAAAGGGGAATCTTCAGGCCCCATTGAGTGCCATGGAACAACCCCTGGGGCAGAAGAAAAGCAGACCCCAAGAAAAGGTGAGGAGAGAAGCATGGCCTTGGGGCAGTGGTGAAACATCTCCTCTTGTCACATGATCCCATCTAGGCACATCCAGCCAGGGGCGATCtcaccctgtctctccctccctctctctgccgtgccccacagccatccatgtgtggagaggagctagctggctgtaggctgctgagctcctgacaatgtgccccagagcttactggcctgagctgctctgcaGAAAGCCCACTTGTGCCTGTCAATTAATGAATCTCACCTCAGTGCAGAAAGTCATGGCGATATGTCTCTGCTCATCCTCCTTCTGACTCTGGACAATGGTGACGGCCTCTCTGaaaactgcagggagctgagggttctCAAACTCGATCATGGCTCTGGAACACGGAACAGAAAGTCCCTTGTGGTtatcaagggggagagagagttcctcactagttgctgggctgagatggcagctggaaCAGAGGAATATTTCACACGGAAATCCCATTGCCAAGAGAGACCCAATGAAGAGGAAACTTTGGGCTCCTACCTTGCAATTAGGCCAACACCCTGCGAGTAGTAATATCGGGAGGATATCATGTCCCAACCCTGCTGTAACTGGATGCCGGCAAATTCCTTCCAGTATCCGGGCATGGAAAAAAGAGTCTTCACAGCCTCCACTGACGTgctaaagacaaaaaaatcccagtgtcaGGCAACGAGATCACCCCCAAGCATGGCAAATCTGCACAAGCCCTGGGACACACAGCATGGTCAGCAGTAGCTAGCGACCCCGAGGATAGATCCAGTGTGATATCATGGTGCTTCCCTTCCCAaggggccctgtctacactgcagattcattgagtttgtaaccagttactgacaCTAGCTTCTTAAGATGGTTGGTGTCATCACTCAATACGGTTGAATACTTGATTCTTTACTGTGGCAGGTAACAGGACACAAGCGGGCATGTgcggccagatccttagttggtgtaagCGAGCAAAGCTGTGTCAGTTTACAGCACCTGAGGTGGCCTCTGGCGCTCTGTGTTTCCACTGACGCTTTGGCAGGTGGCACATGGGGATGGATGCACAAACATGACTGCTGCCTGACTGTGGAGTGAAAGCAGCTGGCCTGTGGACGGAGTCAGATGAGCGAGTGTGACTCACAAGAACACACGGCTCTCAACCCTTTCCCCTCAAGAGAGACCTGCACCGAACTGAGCCTGGGCGAACTACAGCACCCGAACAAATGATGGCCATGAACAGAGCACACGTGTTTAGCAGAACAAAtctgttcttccttttcctttcagtcattaccttagggggctgaggcagctggACCCCTCCTCGGGGCTGGATGTCTCGCTGGCCCTGTAGGTCCCTGGCAAGCGCAGCTCCATCACATACTGCACTTGCCTGACGCAGAGGATGAGCATCTGGGGATACATTTCCAGGATGGCTTCTCGGTATCCCCACAGGAAAAGGACCTCGTAAATGGTCCTCATTgcctggaggggggaaagaatttcAGTCAACTATCCCAATCTGCCACCTGCCACCTCCACAGGGTATTAGAAAAGAGGATTGgctcctgagaggggaggagacatTTTGAGGCTCCTGAACCATCACCCATTCCTGGAACGAAAGCAGGATGGAGCCCTATGGAAAGATCAGAAGAGTCTGGATGACGTTATTCCCCGTTGTTTCTCTTAATGGTGCAGAccctgtgctttggctttccagcCATGACTGGACGGGCTGAAACCATCCTGAGGAGATCCGTTCGCATAGGCCCAGTGTTTCTGGCCCAGTCAAAAGTACTGGACATCTCATGATCCCATGCTGGGAAGCTCTCTAGTCACAGTTTACAGAGCCAAGAGACACCggaactgcagctgctcactAAAGGGCCATCTAGAGCAGAAGACAACTGAGCCAGGGTACCAGCAGATAAACCACTTCAGATCTGTAACttttacctgggggaaactttctTTACACGTCTTTAGTTTGCTAGGAGGTGGCCAGgacacactaaggcctggtctgcactacagagttaggtcaacgcaaggcCGCTCACCCAGCATCACCCTAACTATGGAATTTCCTTCCCGTCGGCAGAACTGCCCCTCGGTtccaaattaataacaataataattaaaaatctctccacgagtggcagagagtccaggttgatgcagttaggtcgatgcagtgtcagtgtagacaccgcgtCGCTTACGtcaactggctttcaggagcctccCCACCCTGACCGTACAATCAAGACGAGCGCTTCTGGCGAGGACGTGCACTGCCGACACaagcagcaaagtgcagacacacacaagggATGGAATTGCTGTGGCGGCTGTATGCCGAGGTAAGTTAGGTCGACTTCATTGTGTAGTGGAGCCATGGCCTGAAGCTAAGAAGGGGTGAAGCTCCCGCGCACACACAGATGCACCATCCTCCCTGCGGTGGCGGGTTGGCAAAGTGACATCTCAAATCTCACTTACAGCCAGAGACACATTGCCGCTCTTCTCCTCCCGGCGTCTCTGCTGGAGcttgtccagcagctgctgcagcacctccctggtgagctgtggttcttcacccaaggccttccacagctcaatggcacatctgcaaattcagaaacagaagtctgaccttccctgcttggccacctcttgccctccccagggagagactTGGCGTGTAGGCAGGAAAGGCATCTCTCAGAGGACACACCGATtggtgcagagaggctgaggcaggGCAAGTCCCTTCAGAGAACGTTGTATTTATTCCTTTCCCCTAATGGGCTATTGTTCCTGAAGCTACAACCGCTGTTTCCAAGACAGTGACCATGTACTGACCACAGAGTGACCACCAAACTGTGACCCCCAGActgtgcaaaattctgctctgttatgcTAGGGTCAGTCCCGAGGAACTTGCCTgacctcactggagttactctggctATTTGGGGGTGTAACTGAGACCCAGCGTTTGGCCAAGTGTCTCTTAACAGCTCAATCCTACTGCAGTGTGGTGGGCAGGGTCAGACACTGAATCAGAACATGCCCTGATAGGAGAGGActcaggagtttggaaggggagattGTACTGCCCAGTGGGACAGAGTTGGAAGGAAACTAGTACTGaaatccccctcctctcttctctccattcttgCTGATCTAAGCACTGCTGGTCCTCGCAGGCATCTGCAGAGGAAGACTGCAGATGGATCCAAAAGACTCCAGTCATTGGACTTCCAAGTTTGGTGAGGAAGGTCGGACATGGTGGTCAAGCCCTGGGGacattgagaattaggttggacaaatcaagagtaaatggcctggatttgagatcttcaggaagcttggctgaaattctgtgccAACGCTGCCGAGTTTCTATAGCTTCTGAGCACAGACCCTGGAAAGCACTGTGGCTGTTTCAAGGAATTCAAACCTGAAAGGTTTACAAATCAAACATTCAAATCAATATGAAAACCAGCACTGTATTCCTCTGGTAACTGCATTGGGTAAGAAAGTCAATTTCTTTTGTGCTGCTCTTCAATTTGCTCTCCCATGTGACACAGATTTGTCTGTGGTCAGTGCAGAACTGCACTGCAGAGGATGCCGAGGAAAGCTGGCGTTTTGACCTCTGGCTAGGGTCCAGTTGGGTTTcacggcccctaggcacatggggatTGTGTTATAAACACCTCAGCTGGATGACTCTGCAAAGTGATCGGCAATAACCAGCAGGACTCAGATGAAAAGAGGCACTCACCCCGCTCAGAGCCATTATTcccggctgtctgcagactcaggcaggctgcactgCATTTACGCTCAGGTCATgtgtggatgattttttttttttgttgcaacaaTAAGGGCTGGAAATTTGTGTCTTAAGAGATTTATCTCTGCTGTACAGCTCCATAAGGATGAGTGCATTTTCTCAGCACTTCCTCAGCCATGGAATAACTAGGGATCTGACTACAggtaacaatcctgcactggtccccaggggacagacagatgggcctcatgggccttttccatctctgcccTCTCTGACGCAATAGGGAGCAGCCAGACCTCATGACCCAGGGATGTGGAGTGAGCCCCAAAGTCATTTATTGGCCCTGTACTGGATCAGAGAGCAAGTGGAGTGACCCATCGAAATCAGGACAATGCTGGAATTCTCCAGAAAACTGGCACGTCTCCATCCcggggagtgcaggaggaggggttggctccTCAGTGGCTGTGCCTGGGCATGTCCTCTTAGTGAGAATGGACAGCTCTCTGCACCGCAGGAAACTCCCTCCAACTGTGTGAGCCTGACAGACCCTTCCCGGACGGTGGCCTGTCagtaggagcaggaagagaaataatGGCCCGAGGTGATAACAGAGCAGCTCCCTACCTGTCCGATGACAGCGTGTGCGCCACACAGCTCAGAACCACATCCTGGGGGTGGGAGCGAGCCAGCAAGGCCGTGGCCCTCAGCGCTGCTTTTCTGGCTCTGGGATCACAGACGTCGTCTAGCCACATTAAGATCCTTCCAACAACGTCTCCAACCTGAAAGAAAGCCAGAAAGTTGAGGGATGGATTTATCAATGAGTGACCTCCTCCCAGGTAACCCCATctggcagccctgcaaactgcctctcacctcactttcccatctctaCTCCTCCATAATCTCAAGAAAGAGGCTTTGACAAGTACAGGAACCCCAGTCTTCCTGAGGTCTGGTTTAGCACCTTaggctcagaaacacacacaaaagccttccccaaaaCCTGACCGTGGGCACAGCTCAAACTCCCCTGATGTCCCAGGGCCTTCCCTGCCCTAGCAAACTGCTCGCAGCCCTGCTCTCAagggcttccctgcaggagcctttcctccATCTCTGCAACTTCCTGTTGCTCTTTCTACCACGATCAgttcctccagaccagtggttatCAACCTAGTTTccgtgtgggccacatccaatactatctCTTTGCCCCTGAGGATGTCCCACGTAGAGAAGCACTGCTCCAAACCCAGCTGGTTCTACGGATGTACCCCAGAGCCCATCCCAGCGATGGCAGGCAGGGCTACGTGGATGGGACtagccagctccaggccccagccctatgGAGAACCTCTACACTGTGGGATTTTAAAACCTGCCGTAACAAATCTTAAAGCCGGGTCTCTAAcctcgggctcaggctgtggcactcagaacagcagtgcagacatggtgacttgggctggagcccaggctctgaagccccccctcccctggcttcagagctcaagttccagcccaagcccagaagaggctgcattgctgtttggccccacagtgccagccctgggagcccaagtccatagggccaggctttacggctcctgctgcagagtttgCAGCACAGGGTAGACAGACCCGAAAGGGACAAGCCACCCCCTAGCGCTCTTCCATGAGGAATCGATCattgctctttcctctcctgaacaaggagcaggagctaCAACCCGGGTGGCTGGATTCTGTTGACCTGTTCTGCTAGCAGGAGGTAGAGCCCGGCACAAATCAATCTGCTGATCGAGGGGCCATTTGTTAACTTCCCGCCGGGACCTGCTGGAAACAGGGAACTTGGCCAGAGACAGGGACGACCTGCAGGGAACCCGAGGAACAGGCAGGTTTGGGGAGGAAGCTCAGGCTGAGGATTCGGTTCGTTTATGAGTCTCCGAGTTtccaggaaagccaaagcccaggaagggaataagTCTGCACTGACTCGCCACGGGCAGGCGGTATTTGGAGAAGGGCGGGAATGTCACCTATTTCCAGGCTGAGTGATAAAAGGCAACGTTTAAAGAACTGTAGGGAACATGAACCCTGATTCCTTTCTCAATAACCCACCTGCGCAGGCTTGGGCAAGTCAAGGAGCTCTCtggacttcagtttccccaggtgtccaatgggttcaattcctacctcccaggagggtggTGGAGTTTCATTAATCGGGGGAGTAAATGATAccgagagcctcctacccaggggatgtagaaatgaagtctgccagagacctccctaggccaatctaattcatgggggaggcactcagatctgtggggatgggcaacaggatcagagcttgggagagacagagagaaaagtgcaaagccaaattcctcctgatacttcagctggacaaacaaggccctgcagcatgtctgaggaaaccatgtctgctcctggagcctaATGTGGAGGCCCATTGGCAGACTAGGTAAGTGCtgcgctgccagggctggggctctcgGCACCTTCAGTGTGGCTGGGCTGTCCTCAGGGACGTGTCAGAGCTCCAGCGGGCAGAGAGCACGTTACAAACCTGACGCCGCGGATCCCCGCGGCCAAGCGATGAATGGAAAGGGGCTGAGCCAACCTTCAAAGCACCATGCCAGCATGTCCCAGGAACGGTTTCCTAGGAGaggaaattctcccctccccctctctgcgcagcatcctctgccccacggcgggagtctcttactctctccatcttgtctccgtgtagagatacgatggccctcagctcttcctctgcggctttaaatcgctccagggtgggtgttgtcagacccttcacggctctcatcagcagggcttggggctgggctgaggaaagctgctCCCCAGGGGTCTGCGATGAACAAGGACAAAGCCTGTTGGGACGGAGTATTTCcattgggcagctgccctggaataGTCTGTCTCCGCGGGAGTTCGGCAGGGCCTAGTGAGCATGGAGACTCCGGCTGAGCCCTTTTCTTAAAAAGCCTCAACAGGTGCCGAGGTTTCCTCAGTCTTTCATCCgctcccctcgccccctctgcctgagaagagatgggagcctctcagccagtgctgggaccccaagggccaccccatttcctccctctctagcccctcctcccaggagcccagcttgtGCTGAGAAAGCCCCAATGGCctgcaaagcccattcaagttgcTTGTTGAGTGCAGCCGAGGGGTCGCTGGAGAACCTGCCCCACGTCCCATCCCACCCCGAGCGCCTGAGCAGATTGGCTCAGCAACTCTAGCAGCCCACGGTGTCTGCGTGGAAAGGACTGAGAACAGGCCCCAACGgaaatgcctcttccttccccaccccgcagCGTGTGGCGCTGCCACAAAACAGGCAGAAATCGCCGGCAGGACAGAAAGTAGCTTCGACTGAAGGAGCGAGTC
The nucleotide sequence above comes from Chrysemys picta bellii isolate R12L10 unplaced genomic scaffold, ASM1138683v2 scaf550, whole genome shotgun sequence. Encoded proteins:
- the LOC135978935 gene encoding maestro heat-like repeat family member 5, producing MRAVKGLTTPTLERFKAAEEELRAIVSLHGDKMERVGDVVGRILMWLDDVCDPRARKAALRATALLARSHPQDVVLSCVAHTLSSDRCAIELWKALGEEPQLTREVLQQLLDKLQQRRREEKSGNVSLAAMRTIYEVLFLWGYREAILEMYPQMLILCVRQVQYVMELRLPGTYRASETSSPEEGSSCLSPLSTSVEAVKTLFSMPGYWKEFAGIQLQQGWDMISSRYYYSQGVGLIARAMIEFENPQLPAVFREAVTIVQSQKEDEQRHIAMTFCTELLQSPSIETIVTKSELQAQLMEWTQDKNPIIRRLSLRGLGSVVLQPAKVQLLQAQLPAIMDTFGDRDGVCVMEAMHKAGDIIYLLDGEGLGSISQDIAVSLRPFIDDERGSVRSAAILLLGKVVSRVKDPDKGMVQQEMINCLLPLLLHLEDQEERVTLRCKLTLFRCAVFLRWAHLKRLFRSMAWDGSSQLLKCVWKCLVGGFLVP